In the Mesorhizobium sp. WSM2240 genome, GGGGTTGTAGAGTGGAAAGAAGAAAGGCAGCCCGATGATGTGATCGTAATGGCAATGGGTGAAGAAAACGTCGAACTGGTCGACGCCCGCCGCCATCAGCGCCTCGCCGGCCGGGCGGGCGCCCGATCCGGCATCGAAGAGCAGCGTGTGCGGTCCGCAGCGCATTTCCACGCATATGGTGTTGCCGCCGTAGCGCTGATATTGGGCGCCCGAAACGGGGACGCTGCCGCGAACTCCCCAAAATCGGACCCGGAACAAGTCATCGTTCATTCTATATCTTCGCCCGTCGGCTCCCGTCGGAGAGCCATCCTAGCCAGACTGGCGCAATATAGCGAGACAGGCAACTCACCGCCTTTCGTTGAACTTACGCTGCGTCCGCGGCCGGGCAAAAGGGTGCACCTAGTGCTTGGCCTGGCGCGCCTGGCTGCGGGCGTCGGAAAGTTCAGCCGTCGTGTGGCCGAGCCGGTCGGCGAGCACGCGGATGATTTCGATTGTCATTTCCGGGAACTCCCTGAGCAGCCGCAGGAAGTGATCTTTTCGGATGCGCAGCGCCTCGAGCGGCATCGATGCCTGCACTGTGGCGGTGCGCGACACATCGCACAATATCGCGATCTCGCCGACGATCTCGTTTGGCTCGACCTCGGCGACCTTTATCTGGCCGCTCGGCGAGTCGACGATAATGTCGGCCTTGCCGGACAGGACCACATAGGCCGCGTCGCCCTCGTCACCCTGGCGGAACAGAATCTGCCCGGCGCCATAGCTCACGCGGTCGGAGGTGAATGCCAGGAGCTTGAGTTTCGCCGGCTCCACGTTCGAGAACAGCGGCACCCGCCGCAGCATTCCGACTTCATCATTGAGAAGCATGACCGTAACCCTAGCCCCAAACCCAGATTCAATCAAAGCTGTCGGAAACTATCATGACAGCAATCCTTTGAAGATACCGTTTCCGGCCGCGAGTGTCGCGTGCGTTCCGTCTTCCACCAGTTCTCCACCGTGAAAAACGATTACGCGGTCGAACAGTTGCGCCATTGCTGGATTTGCCAGGACCCAGACGATGGCCGGATTGCGGCCGTCGCGCTTCGCTTCCTCGAGCACGTTGCGTACGATCTGGTCCTGCGCTCGCTGGTCCAGCGCCGACAGCGGCCGGTTGAGGATCAGGAAATCGGCGCGCTTGAGCATCGCGCGTGCCAGATCCAGCTTCTGCCGCTGCGCTCCCGTCAGCCGCCTTCCGCCGACGCCAACATTGAATTCGAGGCCGATGCCCAGCACCTCGTCGTAAAGACCGAGCTCGTCGAGGATTTCGCGCACGATCGCGCGGATGCGCTCCGGCCCGTCCGGCTGGTTATGGCCGATGCGCCCGAACAGGACATTGTCCATCAGGCTGGCCGCGGTGCTGAAGCGCATGGGGTCGTAGCGCTCGATGGCGCCTGCCAATTCCTTCGGCAGGCCCTCATAGAAGCGGCTGCGAGCTTCGACGATCCTCGCCATTAGATCATCGGTCAGCAGGCCGAAACGATGCCGAGGCTCGATATAGGCGAAGCTCAGCATGATGATCTGTGCACGATCCTGCTCGGAAACCGTGGCGTAGCTGCGCCCTTTGAGTTTCTGCAGCAGCACCTTATAGCCCGGGATTTCGTCGGCGGTCATGAAGGCGAGCTGCTGGAAGAACGGATGGTCGGGCGGCAGATCGCTGAACAGCTCGATGGCGTTGCCGGCAATCTCCAGGCCCATATTGTAGAGTACTTCGTCGAGCCCGGCCGACTTCAGCACCGATAGGAAATACGGGTTGGAGGCCAGCGCCTTGTCGGCGAGTTCCGGTCCTGTCGCAGTGCCGAATAGCAGGTTCTCACCAACCGTTGCCTGCTGGTTGTATGCCCCCGGCTCGAACGGAACGACCAGTCCGCTCACCCCTTCGGCCGCAACGCGTTCGCGCAGCGCCAGCCGCAATTCCACGATGCGGTCGACGATCTCGGCATGGCGCGACGGATCGACCGATGCGCGCAGCCCGAGATCCAATATGTCCCGCGACAAGGCCACCGCCTCGAGCACCGGCCTTATCATCAGCAATATGTCGTCCGGGCCTGTGGCTCCGGCCGCTGCATAGTCGACCCAGTCGCTGTTCACGTCGAAATCCGGGTTGCCGGCCATGCGCGCTTCCCCGACCTCCCAATGGCGCTGCGATGCTTGTTCGCCTTCATAGACCGTCGGCGTCAGCGGCGCGTGCTTGAGGCCGTACAGCAGATTATCGCGCAGCGTTCCCTGCGAAAGAAACGCGTCGGACGAGGCATAGGCCATACGCCGCCCCACCACCGATTCCGGCAATTCGAGAAGGTCTGTGCCGCCGATGGCGATCCTGCCGCTTTCGGGCCAGATCAGCCGCGCCAACGCTTCGGCGAAGACCTCCGCGCCGCCCGCGGCGGTTCCGACCACGGCCACCGTCTCGCCCGGCTTGATCTGCACCGAGACGTGCTCGAGCAGCTTTGCGCCGCTGTCGTCTATCAGCGACAGATTGACGGCGGCGATCGGCGCATCCAGCGCGGGGACGCTTTCCGCCGACACGGCGTGGATGCGTGCATCCACGATTTGGTCGATGCTGAACTGCTCGACCACCTGCGCATACTTGACCTGCACGTCCTGGCGTGCCTGGTCCCAGTCGATCAGGTCCTTCATCGGACCGGGCAAATCCTTGTAGGCGCCGATCACCGCCACGAGCTGCCCGACATCAAGGCGGCCCTGCAGCGCCAGATAGCCGCCGATCAGATAGAACAGGAACGGAGTAACCTGCGCCAGGAAGTTGTTGATGAACTTGACCAGGAATTTCCATTGGTAAAGGTCGTAGCGGATCTTGAAGATGCGGCCGAGCCGTGCGGCGATGTCGGCGCGCTCAAAATTGGACGTGTCATGTATGTGGATGGCGCCGATGCCGTCGACAATCTCGCCGACCCGGCCCGAAAGCTGCCGTGCGGTAAGTTGCCGCTCGCGGCCGAGCTGGATCAGCCTGCGCCGCATTCTGGGGATGATGCCGAGCTGGATCGTGACGATCACCAGCGCGACCAGCCCGAGCCAGAAGTTCTGGAGCATGATGAACAGCATCGCCGTCAGCGCCTGCCCGCCAAGCAGGGCTGGCTGCACGAAGGCGTCGCCGATGAAGCCTCCGAGAGGCTCGACCTCGTCCTTCACCATGCTCGCGATTTCGGCGGATTTCACCCGCTTGAACTGGTGGGGCGGAAATCTGAGCACGAGATCGACGAGTTCGAAGCGGATGCGCCGCAGCATCCTTTCGCCGAGGCGGCCTTTGTAGGTGTTGATGTAGAGCTTGAACAGGCCGTTAACGATGACCAGGATCAGGAACACCATGCTGAGCGCGAAAAGCGTCTGTTCGCGGTCGAGAGGTATTCCGGGGAAGAGCACGGTTTCGCCGAGGAACGGAAGATCGTAGGCGGCCCGAAGGAATGGCTGGGTGGTGCCGGGGGACTCGAAGCCCTGGCCCTGTATCGGCCCGTTGACGATCAGCTTTGGCAGGTTGAACGACATGTAGAACGGGATCATCGATACCGCGACAACGCCCAGTATCCAGAGCTGCTGCTTCCAGGTATGCGTCCAGATATAGCGGGCCAGGCTTTGTTCCATGGGCGAGCTCAGGCCGCTGAACCGGAGGGATGAAGCACGTGGAAGCGCCGCCTGGCATATGGCGTGGCGGCGATCTCCGGATCTTCGAGCTTGAGTTCGAAGCTGCAATGGCTGGTGAGCGTCGGGCGCGAAAGGATTGCTGGAACCTGCGAGGCCGCGCGGTCCAGCTCCGGGGTGTAGTCGATGACCACCACGCTGGCATTGTCGACCAGTGAGAACATGAGTTCGCCAAGCGGTTCGCGCCTGCCGAAGGGCTTAAGTGAATAGCCGAGCAGCACTAGGCCATAGCTGCGCGGCGCAAGGTCGAGTTCGACGTCCTGGAATTTGCGGGCGATGTGGCGCACGCGGCAAGGGCGGCCATTGAGTTCTTCCGCCTCGTATTCGGCGGTCTTCGGGTCGATCGAGGTGACCGACAGGGGCGCGTGGGTGAGATAACCGGTGATCGGTCGCCTGTGCCCGCCGATCTCGAGCACATGCGGACAATCGCGCACAAAATGCGCCGCCAGCACCTGGCGTATGGCGGCGGCGGGACCGGACAGATGCGGCAGGTCCTGTCCGGCGCCGTCGGATGGCGGAACGGCTTCGAACGGCTTCAAATTCATATGGTCAGATTGCGTTGGTTGCACCCCGGATGGCTGAAGCTTACAACACGTGCATCATGGACGCCACCCAGACCGATCCCGGCGCCGACTGGCGCGAGACAGCCTTCGATCTGACCCGCGGAATCGCCGCCTACTGCGGCTGTTCGCTGGTCGGCGGCCTCGCGAAGGTCATCGCAAAGCACCCGCAGGCCGATCTCGGCAACGCCTTCAACCACAAGCAGGTCGCCTGCAAATTGTGGGCGCGAGACAAGCTTTTCGAAAGCTGCGGCGGTCGATTCGGCAACGTCTGGATCGTCGGCGGCTGGTATGGCGTGCTGGCGGCAATGCTCTTCGACGATCCCCGTTTCAACATCGGCGCCATCGAAAGCATCGACATTGATCCGGGCGTGGCCGAAGTGGCAGGCACGCTGAATGCGCGCTGGACTGATCGCTTCCGCGCCACGACAGGGGACATGTACACGCTCGACTATGTCGGCAGCCGGCCCGACCTCGTCGTCAACACCAGTTGCGAGCACATCGCCGATCTTCGCGCCTGGCTTGCGCTATTGCCGCCGGGCACGCGCGTCCTGCTCCAGTCCAACGACTATTTCAGCGAGCCGACGCACATCGCCTGCGTGCCCTCGCTGGAAGCCTTCGAGAAGCTGGCCGGCCTCAGCGAGATCGCGTTTGCCGGCGCGCTGCCGATGAAGAAATACACAAGGTTCATGCTGATCGGCAGGGTTTGAGCATCATCCCGGACCGAAGGTCCGCGCAGCGAAAAGTTGCAGATTTTTGGGCAGATCATGCGGCTAAAAATTCGGCTACAGCAATCTCCGCAGCACCAGGGCGGACTTGCGCGCCCCATCGAGATCCAGCGCATGGCGCGGCGGGCGTGGCTTGGCCAGCGCCGCTTCGATCGCGCCGGCCAGCAGCGCCGGCGTCAGTCCGCTCTCGCTGACGATCGAGGTGAGCCCGAGCCGCTCCAGTCGCTCGGCGCGCACTTCCTGCTCGGTCTCGCCGCCGGCCGCGAACGGTACAAGCAGAGACCGGCAGCCGGCGCGCAGTATGTCGCAGACTGTGTTGTAGCCCGCCTGCGAAACCGATAGCCGCGCGCCGCCGAGCAGGCCGGCGAAATCCTTGCGGAACCTGAAGACTTCGAGACTCTCCGGCGCCGATGCTACCGCCGCGTCGAACTCGCCTTGCGGCAGGTTCGGCCCGGTGATCAGCCCCCATTTGCCTGGCTCCGGCAGCAGTTTCGCGGCTTCCACCGCCGTTCGGGCGAGTTCGCCGCCCGCCGCGCCGCCACCGGCCGAGATCAGCACGTCGAAATTTTCCGCCGCGGGTTCGGGCTCGGGGCCGGCGACGAGGCCGGTATAGGCGATCTTCTCCGAAAAGCCGGCGGCCAGCGGAAATGTCTCGTCCAGCCTGGCGAAAGCAGGATCGCCATGCACCATAACCAGGTCGAAATACCGGTCGATAAGTTCGGCGCTTTCCTCGTTCCGTCCCGGCTTCACCCGCTCCTGCAGGATGTCGCGAACCGACGTCACCAGGCGCGGCCTCGGCTTGGCCGCCGCGATGGCGTCAAGCAGCGGCCGCAGTTCGAAGAGCATCTGGCGGCGGCCGAATGGGAACGCCTCGATGATCACGATATCTGGCCGTATTTCGGTAAACAGCGACAGCAGTACATCGCGCCGTCGCGCCTTGAACTCGTCGTCGACGGGATTGCCGTCGAGATCTGTCAGGCCGGAAAATCCCTGGTCGCCCGACGTCACCGCGGGCAATGGGACGTGGGTCACGCCCGGTCCGGGAAATCCTGCCACGGGCGTTCCGCCCGTCACCACGGTGACGGCGAAGCCATCTTCGGCGAGTGCAGTCGCCACCCGGCTCGCCCGCGCCAGATGGCCGATGCCGAGCAGGTGCTGGACGTAGAACAGGATGCGGGGCTGCGTCATGGCTGTCTGCGCCACTCCTCCTCGAACAATGCCTCGAGCTGCCGGATGCTCGACATGTGGTCGAAATATCCTCGCACGCGTTTTTCAGCCGCTTCGCCGAGGCGTTTTCTCAACGCAGGATCGCGGATCGCGCGCTCCAACGCTCCGGCAAGCGGGGCGGGATCGTCGGGCGGCACGACCAGCCCGTTTTCACCGTCGGCCAGGAGTTCCGGCACGCCTGAAACGTCGGTGGAAACGCAAGTGAGTTTCTGGCTCGCCGCCTCGACCAGAACGTTGGGCAGCCCGTCCCGGTCGCCGTCGGCGGCTATCCGGCAGGCCAGCGCAAAAATGTCGGCGCGGCGATAATGCTCCAGCACCTCTTCTTGCGCCAGCGCGCCTTTCCATGTGACGCGGCCGGCAATGCCCAGTTCCTCGGCCAGCACCTTGAGCCGGTCCAGTTGCTCGCCGCCGCCAATATGCTCGAAGCGCCACGAAAGATCGCCGGGCAGCAGCGCCAGCGCCCGAAGTAGCGTATCGTAGCCCTTTTTCTCCACGGCCCGGCCGACGCTGACCAGCACCACCGGGTCGGCAGGGGCTGAACCATCGCGCTCGGGCCGCTTGCCGTCAAACGGCCCGAAGCGGGCGAGGTCGAGCCCGTGGTAGCTGAGATGCACACGGCCCTTGCCGCCCGCCAGCGCCTTGAGGTGCTCGAAGCCGGTCCGGGTGCAGGTCACCACCCAGCGCGCCGAGGCGAGCTTGCCGGCGAGTTCCCAGTCGGGCGAGGTCCAGATGTCCTTGGCATGCGCCGAGCAGGTCCATGGCACGCCCCTGAGCAGGCTGGCATAGGCCGTCACCGAAGCCGGCGTGTGGATGAAATGTGCGTGCAGCCATTCGGCCTCGCCCGGCCATTCCGCCGCCAGTACCAGCGCCTGGCCGAAGCGGCGGAAGCGGTTGCGCGTGCGGTCGCGCCGCAGATCCGAGACGAAGGCCCGCGCCGCGCGCAAAAAGGCCGGTCTGGGCAGGCAGGCGAGCAGCGCGCGCAGAACCCGCCAGGGCTCTTCATGCAGATATTCGGGAAGGTAGTGGACCGGCGCCCTGATCTCGTCATGCACGGGGTGCCGCTTGGCGTCGGTCGGCCGCCGCAGCGCTACCAGCACCAGTTCCAGCCCGGCGCGCTCCAGCCCGAGCAATTCCTGCGCGATGAAGGTTTCCGACAGGCGCGGATAGCCCTTCAGCACCACGGCGATCTTGCGTCTGGCAGGCAAATGTCAGCTCGCGCTTTCGACGACCGAGAAATGAGGGCGCGAGCGCTCGTCGAGCCAGTTGCCGACAATTTCGGAGATGTTGACGAGGCCGCCGAGTCGGAGGTCGGGACTGCTCCTGGAAGGCGCGGGGCGGCCGGGCAGGGCCTTCAGCGCCTCGGCGAAGCGCCTGGAATCTTCTGCCTCTTCCGGCAGCAGCATCTCGATGAGCCCGAGTTCGGCGGCGCGGCGGGCGCGGATCAGCTGCTCCTCGCGCGGGCTGACACGGGGCACGATCAGCGCCGGCTTGTCGAACGACAGGATCTCGCAATAGGTGTTGTAGCCGCCCATCGCCACCACCGCCTTGGCGCCCGCGATCAGTTCTTCCATGCGGTTGTCGAACTCGATGATCCTGATGTGCGGCACCTTGGCGCCCTTGTTGATCAGCTTGCGCCGTTTGCGGGCCGGCATATACGGACCGAGCACGACCAGCGCCTTGTGCTGCAGGCTGGGGTCCTCGCGATAGGCGTCTATGACATTGTGGATGAGGTCGGCCCCGTCACCGCCGCCGCCGGTGGTCACGAGGATGTATTCGCCGTCAGGCCGATGGTCCGGCATCTCGTCATGCGACAGGCTTCTCTGCAGAAAGCCGACGAAGTTCATCTTGGCGCGTACGCCGGGCGGCACCTCCAGCCCGGTCAGCGGATCGTAGAAATCCGGCGGGCCGTAAACCCAGACCATGTCATAGAAGCGGTCGATCTTGCGCATCGTGTCGCTTTTCTTCCATTCCGCGTCGAGCAGGTGCGGCGCGTCCATCACCTCGCGCAGGCCGAGCACCAGCGTGGTGCCGCGCGTCTTCAGGTATGACAGCGTCTCCTCCACCTCGCCGCGCAGCCCCATGGGCTCCTTGTCGACAATGAAGATATCGGGCTGGAAGGTTTCGGCGGTGTGGCGGATGATCGATTGACGCATTTTCAGCGTCTCGTGCAGGTCCATGTGCTGGGCAAGCGAGGTGTATTCGCCGTTGCGCAGCTTGATGACGCTGGGGATCTTCACGAAGTCGACGCGCGCCCGATAGTCGAACGCACCGGCAATGGTCGCGCCCGAGATGATCAGCACGTTCAGCCCGCGATAATCCTCGACCAGCGAGTGGGCGATGGTGCGGCAGCGCCGCAAATGCCCGAGCCCGAAAGTGTCGTGGCTGTACATGAGGATCCGAGCGTCTTCAAAGCGCCGCATCATACCAAATCGTCCTCAATTTGGCCCTGCGGCCGTCTCTTCAAAAAGCCCGGTAGGGTTCACTATACCGCATGTGCCCGTCTGGTCCACTACCGCAGGCCGGCTTTGCGCCGGGCGGCGGCACTGACGGGTCAGCGGAGGGCGAAATTCACCGGGCATGACAAACAATCGATGAAACGCAACGCGGAAAGAGCCGGTCAGGTAGAGACGGCATCGCCCGGAATCAACCGGCAATCGCTGCTACGTGCGGTGCCGGTGGCAGATTGCCCCGGAAATGCAACGAGATAGCCGCAGGGATTTTTTTCAGTTCACGACCTACCTCGCTTTGTCGGCGGCGATGGCGTAAGAGCGGCGATGAAACAAGAACGCTTTGAAGTGCCGCTCACCGTGAAATCCGGCGATGCCGGCGAAAACCTGGTGCTGCGGACGGCCCGCGAGGCCTCCGATTACCTGCTCAACAAATGGCCGGGAAAGAAAAGTCCCAAGCACCGCGCTGCGCTGCAGGCCTGTCACGACGCCGTTGCCGGCGACAAGCCGGCCATGACCGCTCGGCGCGCATTTCTCGCTGCGGCGCGCGAAGCCGACGTGCTGGTCAACGACAAGGCGCCCTGACCTGTAGCTCAATCTGGCCGGCGGAACCTGCCGTCACCTCCCAGCCGACCTTCTTCAGGAGGCCTTGTTGCGCGCCCGCTTCGGTGTTGCCGGCTTGTCGGCCTGTTCGAGGCGCTCGGCCTTTTCCTTTTCGAGCCGAAGCTCCCTGAGGCGCGCGGTCTTCTTCTGACGCGCAGCCAGTTCGGTGTTCATGATCTGGCGCGCCGCCGAATCGGTCCTGGCGCTCTTCTGTTCGCCCGCGATTGGCTTCATGTCGCTAATCCTTGCCGGTTGTTTCCGTCGAATGCCGAAGCGATGAGCTCGGCGGCTGGCGCTATTTTGCCTCAGACTCCTTCGCCTCGGTGGATTCGCCGTCCTTGGTCCGTCCGGACTTCTCGGCCTTGGCATTCTGTTTTTCGGCCTTCTTGGCCGCCTTGATCCGGTCGCGATCCCTGCGCTCCTGGCCGTAATTGGGCTTCTTTGCCATCAGTCGATCCTTTCGATGCGCAATTGCCCGGATGCCGCTTTCGGCAATGTGCCGGGCCGCCCATGTCGCATCCGGCCACTTCCGGCCCGATCCGCGGGCGCGGCTTCAATAGGTCCTGCCTACCGCGTTGCGCTTGGCTGCGCAACCTGAGGCGCTTTTTGCGGCAGCGGTGGAATGCTCTGCGCGGCCGATTGCGGGCCCCCGGAAATTCGCATACCGTTGACCAAACGATAAAAAACGGGACGGAAGTCAATCCAACCAGAGGTGGTCAAAAATGCCTAAAAACGAAGTATCGCGCCGCGCGGTGTTGAAGTCGGCCGGCGTGGGCGCGGCCCTTGCAATGGCGGGTCTGCCGACGCGCCTTTTCGCTCAGGAGGCGCTGAAAGTCGCGGCCGTCTACACCGTTCCGGTGGAGCAGCAATGGGTCAGCCGCATTCACAAGGCGGCCAACGCCGCCAAGGATCGCGGCGACATCGAATATGTCTATTCCGAAAACACCTCCAACAACGACTATGAACGCGTGATGCGCGAATATGCCGAGGTCGGCCACAAGCTCATTGTCGGCGAGGTGTTCGGCGTCGAGGAAGCCGCTCGCGCGGTCGCCAGGGATTATCCGGACGTCGCCTTCCTGATGGGTTCGAGCTTCAAGCCGGATGATGCCGTGCCGAATTTCGCTGTCTTCGACAATTATATCCAGGATGCCTCTTATCTTTCCGGCATCATCGCCGGCGCCATGACCAAGTCGAATAATATCGGCATGGTCGGCGGCTATCCGATCCCCGAAGTGAACCGCCTGATGAACGCCTTCATGGCGGGCGTGAAGGAAACCGCGCCCGACACGAAGTTCCAGGTCGCCTTCATCGGCTCGTGGTTCGATCCGCCCAAGGCCAAGGAAACCGCCTTCGCCCAGATCGACGCCGGCGCCGACCTGCTCTACGCCGAGCGCTTCGGCGTCTCGGACGCTGCGAAGGAGAGAGGCATCCTCGCCGTCGGCAACGTCATCGACACCCAGGCCGATTATCCCGACACCGTGGTCGCCTCGGCGCTTTGGCATTTTGAGCCGACTCTCGACAAGGCGATTGCCGAGGTGAAGGCCGGAACCTTCAAGGCCGAGGATTACGGCGTCTATTCCTTCATGAAGAATGGCGGCTGCTCGCTGGCCCCGCTCGGCACCTTCGAGGGCAAGGTGCCTGCCGAGGCGATGGCGCTGGTCGAGGAGAAGGAAAAGGCGATCAAGGACGGAAGCTTCACGGTCGAGATCAACGACGCCGAGCCGAAGTCGAGCTAGCACAAGCTCTCCCTTCTCCCCGTATAGAGACGGGGAGAAGGGGCTTGGCCGCAAAGTGCCGCCCCCTGTCCTGAGCTTGTCGAAGGATTGCGGGAGAGGGTAAGGGTGAGGGGCAGCGCCGACGTGGAAGAGAAAAGCCAGAATGGACGATATGGCGGAGGGGAGCCCCCCGTCCTCCGCCTCGAAAACATCACCAAGCGGTTCGGTCCGCTTGTCGCCAATGACGCGATTTCCTTCGACCTGAAACGCGGCGAGGTCGTCGCGCTGCTTGGCGAAAACGGCGCCGGCAAGACGACGCTGATGAACATTCTCTTCGGCCATTACGTCGCCGACCAGGGCTCGACCGAGGCGTTCGGCAAGGCGCTTCCGCCGGGCGATCCGCGCGCCGCGCTCGACGCCGGCATCGGCATGGTGCACCAGCATTTTACGCTGGCCGAGAACATGACGGTTCTGGAAAACATCGCGCTTGGCACACAAGCCATGTGGCGGGCGCGGCTCGACCGCGGCGCGGCGGTCCGGCGCATCCGCAAGCTGTCGGGCGAATTTGGCCTCGCCATCGATCCCGGCGCGATCGTTGCGGCGCTCTCCGTTGGCGAGCGGCAGCGCGTCGAGATCCTAAAGGCGCTTTACCGCGACGCTCGCATCCTGATCCTCGACGAACCGACTGCGGTGCTGACGCCGGCCGAAACCGATGCGCTGTTTCGCACGCTGAAGCTCCTCGTTGCGCAGGGCCTGTCGATCATCTTCATCTCCCACAAGCTGCAGGAGGTGATGGCCGCCAGCGACCGTGTGCTGGTGCTTCGCGCCGGCCGGCTGGTTGGCGAAAGGCGCACCGCCGAAACCAGCCGCTCCGAACTGGCGGCGCTGATGGTCGGGCAGGAGATCGCGCCGGCCACTGTCGCTCCGTCAACGGCAGGTCCGCCTTTGCTGGAACTGGCCAACATCTCGACGCGCGCGGGCAGCGGCGGTGCTGCCCTCGACGGAATATCGCTGACTCTCCGCAGCGGCGAGATCACCGGCCTTGCCGGCGTTTCCGGCAACGGCCAGGCGGCACTTGCAGCGCTGATTGCCGGAACCATGCAGCCACTTGCAGGCGAAATTGCCATTGGTGGTGCACCCGTCACGGAATGGTCGCCGCGGCGCGCGCTCGCCGTCGGCATCGCCCGCATTCCGGAGGACCGCCACGCCGTCGGGACGATCGGCGACATGAGCGTCACCGAGAACGTGATTTCCGAACGCTACCGCAGCGCCCGCTTCAGCCGGCTGGGTTTTCTCGACTGGCGCGCCGCCCGCGGTTTCGCCGAGGAGGTCATCGCCGACTACGACGTGAAGTGCCCCTCGCCGGAGGCGCGCATAAGGCTGCTCTCCGGCGGCAACATGCAGAAGCTTATCCTCGGCCGCGCGCTCAATCCTGAGCCGTCGGTCATCCTCGCCAACCAGCCGACGCGCGGGCTGGACGTCGGCGCTGTCTCCTATGTCCATAAGAAGCTGCTGGAGGCCCGGGCGCGCGGCGCGGCCATTCTCCTTATCTCCGAGGATCTGGAGGAGATATTGGCTCTGTCGGATCGCATCCTGGTGATGTCGAAGGGCCGGCTCTCGACACCTTCGGCGCGGGGCGAACGCAGCGTGCGGGAGTTGGGCGAACTGATGGCGGGGCATGCGGAGGCTGCGGCGTGATTTTTCGACGATTGATCGCGCTATATGTCGCCCCCTCTGTCCTGCCAACCTCTCTGGCTAGTATGGAGCCTGTCCATGCGGCTTGAGCCCAAATCCGCGCCGCCGCTCGGCGTCACGCTGCTATTTCCCGTCGCGGCGATCGCCGCGACGCTTGTCATC is a window encoding:
- a CDS encoding class I SAM-dependent methyltransferase, coding for MAEAYNTCIMDATQTDPGADWRETAFDLTRGIAAYCGCSLVGGLAKVIAKHPQADLGNAFNHKQVACKLWARDKLFESCGGRFGNVWIVGGWYGVLAAMLFDDPRFNIGAIESIDIDPGVAEVAGTLNARWTDRFRATTGDMYTLDYVGSRPDLVVNTSCEHIADLRAWLALLPPGTRVLLQSNDYFSEPTHIACVPSLEAFEKLAGLSEIAFAGALPMKKYTRFMLIGRV
- a CDS encoding glycosyltransferase family protein — its product is MMRRFEDARILMYSHDTFGLGHLRRCRTIAHSLVEDYRGLNVLIISGATIAGAFDYRARVDFVKIPSVIKLRNGEYTSLAQHMDLHETLKMRQSIIRHTAETFQPDIFIVDKEPMGLRGEVEETLSYLKTRGTTLVLGLREVMDAPHLLDAEWKKSDTMRKIDRFYDMVWVYGPPDFYDPLTGLEVPPGVRAKMNFVGFLQRSLSHDEMPDHRPDGEYILVTTGGGGDGADLIHNVIDAYREDPSLQHKALVVLGPYMPARKRRKLINKGAKVPHIRIIEFDNRMEELIAGAKAVVAMGGYNTYCEILSFDKPALIVPRVSPREEQLIRARRAAELGLIEMLLPEEAEDSRRFAEALKALPGRPAPSRSSPDLRLGGLVNISEIVGNWLDERSRPHFSVVESAS
- a CDS encoding glycosyltransferase family 4 protein, which codes for MPARRKIAVVLKGYPRLSETFIAQELLGLERAGLELVLVALRRPTDAKRHPVHDEIRAPVHYLPEYLHEEPWRVLRALLACLPRPAFLRAARAFVSDLRRDRTRNRFRRFGQALVLAAEWPGEAEWLHAHFIHTPASVTAYASLLRGVPWTCSAHAKDIWTSPDWELAGKLASARWVVTCTRTGFEHLKALAGGKGRVHLSYHGLDLARFGPFDGKRPERDGSAPADPVVLVSVGRAVEKKGYDTLLRALALLPGDLSWRFEHIGGGEQLDRLKVLAEELGIAGRVTWKGALAQEEVLEHYRRADIFALACRIAADGDRDGLPNVLVEAASQKLTCVSTDVSGVPELLADGENGLVVPPDDPAPLAGALERAIRDPALRKRLGEAAEKRVRGYFDHMSSIRQLEALFEEEWRRQP
- a CDS encoding DUF982 domain-containing protein produces the protein MKQERFEVPLTVKSGDAGENLVLRTAREASDYLLNKWPGKKSPKHRAALQACHDAVAGDKPAMTARRAFLAAAREADVLVNDKAP
- a CDS encoding glycosyltransferase gives rise to the protein MTQPRILFYVQHLLGIGHLARASRVATALAEDGFAVTVVTGGTPVAGFPGPGVTHVPLPAVTSGDQGFSGLTDLDGNPVDDEFKARRRDVLLSLFTEIRPDIVIIEAFPFGRRQMLFELRPLLDAIAAAKPRPRLVTSVRDILQERVKPGRNEESAELIDRYFDLVMVHGDPAFARLDETFPLAAGFSEKIAYTGLVAGPEPEPAAENFDVLISAGGGAAGGELARTAVEAAKLLPEPGKWGLITGPNLPQGEFDAAVASAPESLEVFRFRKDFAGLLGGARLSVSQAGYNTVCDILRAGCRSLLVPFAAGGETEQEVRAERLERLGLTSIVSESGLTPALLAGAIEAALAKPRPPRHALDLDGARKSALVLRRLL
- a CDS encoding ABC transporter ATP-binding protein, coding for MEQSLARYIWTHTWKQQLWILGVVAVSMIPFYMSFNLPKLIVNGPIQGQGFESPGTTQPFLRAAYDLPFLGETVLFPGIPLDREQTLFALSMVFLILVIVNGLFKLYINTYKGRLGERMLRRIRFELVDLVLRFPPHQFKRVKSAEIASMVKDEVEPLGGFIGDAFVQPALLGGQALTAMLFIMLQNFWLGLVALVIVTIQLGIIPRMRRRLIQLGRERQLTARQLSGRVGEIVDGIGAIHIHDTSNFERADIAARLGRIFKIRYDLYQWKFLVKFINNFLAQVTPFLFYLIGGYLALQGRLDVGQLVAVIGAYKDLPGPMKDLIDWDQARQDVQVKYAQVVEQFSIDQIVDARIHAVSAESVPALDAPIAAVNLSLIDDSGAKLLEHVSVQIKPGETVAVVGTAAGGAEVFAEALARLIWPESGRIAIGGTDLLELPESVVGRRMAYASSDAFLSQGTLRDNLLYGLKHAPLTPTVYEGEQASQRHWEVGEARMAGNPDFDVNSDWVDYAAAGATGPDDILLMIRPVLEAVALSRDILDLGLRASVDPSRHAEIVDRIVELRLALRERVAAEGVSGLVVPFEPGAYNQQATVGENLLFGTATGPELADKALASNPYFLSVLKSAGLDEVLYNMGLEIAGNAIELFSDLPPDHPFFQQLAFMTADEIPGYKVLLQKLKGRSYATVSEQDRAQIIMLSFAYIEPRHRFGLLTDDLMARIVEARSRFYEGLPKELAGAIERYDPMRFSTAASLMDNVLFGRIGHNQPDGPERIRAIVREILDELGLYDEVLGIGLEFNVGVGGRRLTGAQRQKLDLARAMLKRADFLILNRPLSALDQRAQDQIVRNVLEEAKRDGRNPAIVWVLANPAMAQLFDRVIVFHGGELVEDGTHATLAAGNGIFKGLLS
- a CDS encoding cyclic nucleotide-binding domain-containing protein — its product is MLLNDEVGMLRRVPLFSNVEPAKLKLLAFTSDRVSYGAGQILFRQGDEGDAAYVVLSGKADIIVDSPSGQIKVAEVEPNEIVGEIAILCDVSRTATVQASMPLEALRIRKDHFLRLLREFPEMTIEIIRVLADRLGHTTAELSDARSQARQAKH